In Carassius auratus strain Wakin chromosome 39, ASM336829v1, whole genome shotgun sequence, a genomic segment contains:
- the LOC113058092 gene encoding E3 ubiquitin-protein ligase RNF19B codes for MDGKLKKLTLSDKDIKVVKKPSDLDEYDNDPGVLRVELSCGHVADPMTLTDCCKAQLLKGETVFKCPVCDKDWPYDEVRKSAKLTINERIGFEDLLGINAAKKLDIKDCPGCGTFIERVHTSNLSVKCLICTKRTGKIYHFCWQCLREWKGPQPSADQCENVGCASKDQELLKDCSVVTLKYIQNAQCPAIRACPFCGVLIAHSNVGCKIMTCQKCHKEFCFLCLKPAQECLKTSTPYVLCTAEVAPKQIEDVRL; via the exons ATGGacggaaaattaaaaaaactcacTTTGTCCGACAAAGATATTAAAGTGGTGAAAAAACCAAGCGATCTCG ATGAATATGACAATGACCCTGGTGTTTTAAGAGTTGAGCTGTCCTGCGGTCATGTCGCAGATCCGATGACACTCACAGATTGCTGCAAAGCTCAGTTGTTAAAA GGAGAAACTGTATTTAAGTGTCCAGTGTGTGACAAAGACTGGCCATATGATGAAGTCCGAAAATCAGCTAAACTTACAATTAATGAGCGAATAGGTTTTGAGGATTTGCTTGGAATAAACGCTGCTAAGAAGTTAGACATAAAGGAT TGTCCTGGTTGTGGCACTTTTATAGAAAGGGTGCACACCTCAAATCTCAGTGTAAAATGCTTGATTTGCACTAAAAGGACCGgaaaaatctatcatttctgCTGGCAGTGTCTGAGAGAGTGGAAAGGGCCTCAACCTTCTGCTGATCAGTGTGAAAATGTGGGTTGTGCCAGCAAGGACCAGGAACTACTTAAAGACTGTTCAGTggttactttaaaatatattcaaaatgccCAGTGTCCAGCGATTCGTGCCTGTCCATTCTGTGGCGTGCTGATTGCACACTCAAACGTGGGATGTAAAATCATGACATGCCAGAAATGCCACAAAGAATTTTGCTTTCTCTGTCTTAAACCTGCTCAAGAGTGCCTAAAAACATCTACTCCTTACGTGTTATGCACAGCTGAAGTCGCACCAAAGCAAATAGAAGATGTACGACTGTGA